The nucleotide sequence tttggttttttcgagacagggtttctctgtatagccctggctgtcctggaactcactctatagaccaggctggccttgaactcagaaatccgcctgcctctgcctcccagagtgctgggattacaggcatgcgccaccaccgcccggcttaatcCTTTTTCAATAGTAGTACTATGGATAAAATGTGTTTGAGGtttgtgtttataaaaataatgttctgaTGGTATCTCTATAGATCCATCTGTTAATGCTAGGATCTCCATATAAataactcttttttgtttgttcatttgtttttgtttttgttttagacaggaactctgtattatgtagctctgactgtcctaaaacttgctatgtatacaggctggttttgaactcccagagatccatctgcctctgcttcccaagtgctggcatttaaggcatgtgccaccaccactggcttCTAGTTAACTTAGTCTAGAACTTGGTGGTTACTCCTGATTGTGATCACTTCAGCAGTGTTCGTGCAGATGTGAACTGTGCTCTCTGCAGGAAAGAACACTGTGTGAGGTAATGGGCATATTAATTTTCTGGAGTACAGTGACCACTGTGCCTCATAACATCATTGTATACCTGAAATATacacaataaaagtaattttagctAGATATGGTGATCCATGTCTGCAATCACAACACTTCAGAGACTAAGGCAAGATGATCGTGAGTCCCTGATgagtctgggctacagaatgagactcagtctcaaagaACCAAAGATTACTTAAAACACTATCATGGCaaaaaaattgtgaaaaaaagaaaaccttcattAATAAGATGTAGCACACACTGTAAATAACTCAAAAGatgtttttaattagttaattaattagttagttagttagttagttagttagttagttagttagttaggaAAGCAACAAGAAGACAAAAATGACATATTTCTGTAGCCCTAGTTATTCCAGAGACCAAACTAGGAAGATAACTTGAACCCAGGAGTTTGAGACCAACAAGACCACACCATCCTCTCCAAAAGACAAAGGGGATCAGGGGTGTAGCTAAATGGTAGAGAACCTGCTGGACACTTGCCTAGCATTTCAAAGACATAGGTTCAATCCACAGCATTGCAAAAGTgcaataaagagagagagggtcAGGTGGTATTGGTGCCACATAgctttgatcccagaacttgggaagcagagacagagggatctctgagttcgaggccagccccggtatacatagtgagttcagggaCAGTCAAAGCTGTacaataagatcctgtctcaaaaataaaaaataaataaataaaagactatcACCATTTCCAGAttttctgtttcctgcttgcAATCTAAGATGCAAGCCCTCAGcttgctgcctgctgccatgccccCATGCTGTGATGGgaatggactctaaccctctggaactgtataAGCCcagataaactctttcttctataaattgccttggtcacagtgttttatcacaagagaaaagaaactagTACATGTCTGAAGCATGATGaattatatttaaatgataaGCCAATGAaccttgtcctttttttttttatagaggtgttcactatgtagtcctagaattcacactatagaccaggctggccaagaatccacaaagatctgcctgcctctgcttcctaagtgctaggattaaaggtgtgtgccaccatgcaccATGCCTGACAAACCCTTCTTTTCCAAAATTGCTGTTGCCAGAGTATTTtattcacagtaacagaaaatgtAAGTAATACAGGTACTAAAGGTCAGATCCTATAATGATACCCATAATCCAAACCAGTAAACTCCTTGGGTCATTCAATAAATGAATACAATATTACTGAGCAAACAGGAAGCTTGGACTTTTCTTACATTGAACATGGATTCACATTGCTTGAAGTACTCCTCTTTTAGTCCAGTCTGCAGCACAAAGTAAGAGAAGTATCATATACTGTGTGTATTTCAGGTATACAATATGATTTTATGAGGCACGGTGGTCACTGCGATCATAGCATCAACAGAAGAGGCATTAGTCACATACCTAGTCAACTGGCCGACAGATATTTCTCAAGTACCTTCCAGTTACCAAGCAATAGGGCAGTTGCTACAGATATATCAAAGAACAAAATAGATTTGGTCCTTACTCTGGAGTAGATTGCAAATACAATAGAAGACTTTAAGTTGTACTACAATCATAATAGGAGCTTACTCCAACCCCCAAGTACTTGTTCTCAGGATATTTGACGCAGCAACAGAAATTAAATTAGGCAGATAGCAAATGCTTTCCTTCAAATTATAGAAGTTCTCTGTTTTACTCCTAAACTCTCATTCCCAGATATAAGCATTGCCTTACCTCTTCCCTCTATAAATTCCCCTTGTCTAACTTTATGGTTCATCTTAACAGACTAAGAcatgagaagaaacagaaacacatcGCTAGATGCTGTGGTGACAGATTTCCTTCTCCTGGGCTTGGCTCATCCCTCAAATCTAAGAACCTTCCTCTTCCTGGTCTTCTTCCTCATTTACATCCTGACACAGCTGGGGAACCTGCTCATCCTGCTCACTGTGTGGGCTGACCCCAAGCTGCATGCCCGCCCCATGTACATCCTTCTGGGTGTGCTCTCTTTCCTGGACATGTGGCTCTCTTCAGTCATTGTTCCTCGAATTATAGTAAACTTCACTCCCGCCAGCAAGGCCATCCCATTTGGTGGCTGTGTAGCTcaactatattttttccacttccTAGGCAGCACCCAGTGTTTCCTCTATACTTTGATGGCCTATGACAGGTACCTGGCAATATGCCAGCCTCTTCGCTACCCTGTGCTCATGAATGGGAAGCTATGCACAATCCTAGTGGCTGGAGCTTGGGTGGCTGGCTCCATCCATGGGTCTATTCAAGCCATTCTGACCTTCCGATTGCCCTACTGTGGACCCAAGGAAGTGGATTACTTCTTCTGTGACATTCCTGCAGTGCTGAGACTGGCCTGTGCTGATACAACTATCAATGAACTGGTGACCTTTGTGGACATTGGAGTGGTAGCTGCCAGTTGCTTCATGCTGATTCTGCTCTCCTATGCCAACATAGTTCATGCCATCCTGAAGATACGCACTGCTGATGGCAGGAGGCGTGCCTTCTCCACCTGTGGATCCCATCTCACTGTGGTCACAGTCTACTATGTCCCCTGTATTTTCATCTACCTCCGGGCAGGTTCCAAGAGTCCCTTCGACGGAGCAGTTGCTGTATTTTACACTGTTGTCACTCCATTACTGAATCCCCTCATCTACACCCTGAGGAACCAAGAAGTGAAGTCTGCCCTGAAGAGGCTAAGAGCAGGTAGAGGAAATGTGGACGGAGATAAGTAGCCAGTGGCTCAGGAaccacacatcatcatcatcactgctGTGTTTTTAGTTATTATTCATGAGACAAATGTTTAATACATAgataatattttaagatgaaCTGAATACTgaagtgagaattttggtttctttttagaaacacagaaatatgggaatgtgttttcattttaatcccatgtGTAGGATAttgggctgcttcagactgtctaCAGCAGCTAACTATGATTTATTTCATACTCAAGCAGGGGcttgattttgccagctgcagacagtttCTGCAAGTGTGTAACATTTGGAATCCTGGGGACTTCCAGAAGATACATAAATGCTAGGGACCTGAGAGTTGTGGAGCTGTAGGTTGCTTGGCCAATTGGTGGTTGGTGCTGTTGGTTGCAGTTGGTTGAGGTTTGTTGAGGTTTGTCAAGTAGTaatgtgtaaaaagaaaaaaaagaagcaattagatatcctgacaccaaagatcaaacttgcccccaaGGAACCCCATACCCCTAATGAGCAGGAAGTAATCTAACACTAtcgctgccccctttcccctctatccttttgTCTCCCCTACTTAGTGTTAGGGGTTTAAAAGGGTAGAAGAAAAGGGGGTACAgaaaggtggaagaaagaagaactcacaaagtaACCAAAAGTCCACTACTTAATACAACTCTACTAATATAAAAGCTTCTGATGCTCTATAAAAAATCTCAATAATTTGCCCAGTTATTATACATGTTTCTGACACATTCCTCAGGAAAACACATATTTTACACAAATGTTGATGGCAAAAAGTGAATATCTAAGCAGGTCTGAGGAGAACAATGTAATAGGACATTTCCTGCCATCAATTTCCTACAATCTCACTCTCCAAGCTCTCAGAATTCAGGATCACTTGTACAAATCAAAGCAGGTGTGTCCTCTCTGGCATTCACTTGGGATCTCTTTAGAGCCTTTGTGTATCCACCCACCGTCTTCCCTTCCCCATGTAATAACTCACCAGGT is from Apodemus sylvaticus chromosome 8, mApoSyl1.1, whole genome shotgun sequence and encodes:
- the LOC127690984 gene encoding olfactory receptor 10G2-like, coding for MRRNRNTSLDAVVTDFLLLGLAHPSNLRTFLFLVFFLIYILTQLGNLLILLTVWADPKLHARPMYILLGVLSFLDMWLSSVIVPRIIVNFTPASKAIPFGGCVAQLYFFHFLGSTQCFLYTLMAYDRYLAICQPLRYPVLMNGKLCTILVAGAWVAGSIHGSIQAILTFRLPYCGPKEVDYFFCDIPAVLRLACADTTINELVTFVDIGVVAASCFMLILLSYANIVHAILKIRTADGRRRAFSTCGSHLTVVTVYYVPCIFIYLRAGSKSPFDGAVAVFYTVVTPLLNPLIYTLRNQEVKSALKRLRAGRGNVDGDK